Proteins from a genomic interval of Rosa chinensis cultivar Old Blush chromosome 2, RchiOBHm-V2, whole genome shotgun sequence:
- the LOC112185948 gene encoding receptor-like protein EIX1, protein MDRRNIMSGRSMHSILVGLFCLAIASAICCSSVGSSYFIRRCLESERHALLQFKQDLVDDSNALASWENMKDCCKWRGIACNNQTGHVTTLDFSFSYDPYLNSTEVPLRGEMSPSLLELRYLSYLDLSYNDFGGMIIPKFIGSLSQLKELKLADANFSGPVPPQLGNLSNLHTLDLSWNELVSSESIEWLSHLSSLRYLNMSDVDLSKVVNWPQSLSKLTSLIELQLLVCRLPDVNLRSLSFINSSTSLQVLDLSSNSLNSSVFHWIANVSNNFVNIQLSSNLLKGPIPDVFTSMLSLVALDLSYNQLEGGIPEGFQNLCSLESLTLLSNSLSENIIDSIKTLSCAENTLETLNLRENQFWGSLPNLKRFSKLRELDLSSNQLNGSLPESVGQLSSLEQLFLSENSLTGVITESHFLNLSRLQMLSLSDNRFSINLSSDWNPPFQLSGALDMSGYKLGPAFPKWILTQTNLTRLYLSNAGLSGLLPNKFWDLCSGLVYLNLSMNQIHGKVPNLSTTSLFRVDLSSNLLSGAVPSIPRRLSRLDLSKNLFSGPPSSLCTTLTLPPSNLYALDLSENLLSGELPNCWIQFQNLEQLNLGRNKLSGMIPSSLGSIQGIAVLRLNRNNFSGELPSLENCTSLVMVDLGDNNLSGKIPTWIGQSLIDLTILHLRSNEFNGSIPSSLCGLAAIHVLDLSHNNISGGLPHCFNNISVLAINSLYSTFIMELVWKGIEIEFGKNLLGMRSIDISSNYLIGEIPQSIESMTELISLNLSRNYLTGKLPENFGNMKMLESLDLSRNQISGKIPASFSRLNFLGVLDVSHNHLSGRIPLSTQLQSFNASAYMANLGLCGPPLTQICPGDGTAQDDGITRGSDTDNKEHDTDGLISLGFFISTALGFVTGFWVVCGSLLLKSSRRYAYFKFLDDSRDWVYVKTAAHRAKMERRLQRWMVMSFWHGV, encoded by the exons ATGGACAGACGCAA TATCATGAGTGGTAGATCTATGCATTCTATTTTGGTTGGGCTTTTTTGCCTGGCCATTGCCTCCGCTATTTGTTGTTCAAGTGTTGGAAGCTCCTACTTTATTAGGAGGTGCTTGGAGAGTGAAAGGCATGCCCTTCTCCAGTTTAAACAAGACCTTGTGGATGACTCCAATGCTCTTGCCTCTTGGGAAAACATGAAAGATTGCTGCAAGTGGAGAGGAATAGCGTGCAACAACCAAACAGGTCATGTCACCACTCTTGATTTCTCCTTTAGTTATGATCCATATCTCAATTCTACTGAAGTTCCTTTAAGAGGTGAAATGAGTCCTTCACTACTTGAATTGCGATATCTAAGTTACTTGGACCTCAGTTATAATGATTTTGGAGGAATGATCATTCCCAAGTTCATTGGCTCTTTGAGTCAATTGAAAGAACTAAAACTTGCAGATGCTAATTTCAGTGGACCTGTTCCTCCCCAACTTGGAAACCTCTCTAATTTGCACACTCTTGATCTTTCCTGGAACGAACTTGTTAGTTCTGAAAGTATTGAGTGGTTATCTCATCTTTCTTCTTTGAGATACCTGAACATGTCAGACGTAGATTTGTCTAAGGTTGTGAATTGGCCACAATCTTTAAGCAAGCTTACTTCACTGATAGAGCTTCAGTTGTTAGTGTGTCGTCTTCCTGATGTCAATCTAAGATCACTTTCCTTTATTAattcttccacctctcttcaAGTTCTTGACCTCTCTTCTAACTCTCTCAATTCTTCAGTATTTCATTGGATAGCCAATGTCAGCAACAACTTTGTCAATATTCAATTATCGTCAAATCTATTAAAAGGTCCCATCCCAGATGTCTTTACAAGCATGCTTTCTCTAGTAGCACTAGATTTGTCTTATAATCAACTTGAAGGTGGGATACCAGAAGGCTTTCAAAACTTATGCAGCTTAGAGTCGTTGACCTTACTGTCAAACAGTTTGTCTGAAAACATTATAGACTCTATAAAAACCTTGTCTTGTGCTGAGAACACACTCGAGACCTTGAACTTGAGAGAAAACCAGTTTTGGGGGTCATTGCCAAATTTGAAACGTTTTTCAAAGTTAAGAGAGTTAGATCTTTCCAGTAATCAACTAAATGGGTCTCTACCGGAGAGTGTCGGGCAACTCTCTAGCCTTGAACAACTATTTCTCTCCGAGAATTCTTTAACTGGTGTCATAACAGAATCTCATTTTCTAAACCTCTCTCGTTTACAGATGTTGAGTCTTTCCGATAATCGTTTCTCTATCAACCTCAGCTCTGATTGGAATCCACCATTTCAACTTAGTGGTGCGTTAGACATGTCCGGCTACAAGTTGGGCCCAGCTTTTCCCAAATGGATTCTAACACAGACAAATCTTACTAGGCTTTATCTCTCTAATGCTGGACTATCAGGATTATTACCTAATAAGTTTTGGGATCTATGTTCTGGCTTAGTTTATTTAAATCTCTCTATGAATCAAATCCATGGGAAAGTGCCGAATCTGTCAACAACAAGCTTGTTTCGTGTTGACTTGTCTTCTAATCTACTTTCTGGTGCAGTTCCATCAATACCTCGGCGGCTTAGCAGGTTGGATCTCTCGAAAAACCTGTTTTCAGGACCCCCGTCTTCCTTGTGTACAACACTTACACTACCCCCTTCAAACTTGTATGCCCTCGACCTTTCTGAGAACCTACTGTCAGGGGAGCTTCCTAATTGTTGGATCCAATTTCAAAATTTGGAACAGTTGAATTTGGGAAGGAATAAATTATCTGGGATGATACCAAGCTCGTTAGGCAGTATACAGGGAATTGCAGTATTGCGTTTAAATCGAAATAACTTTTCAGGAGAATTGCCTTCTTTAGAGAACTGTACCAGCTTAGTGATGGTTGACCTTGGTGACAATAACCTGTCGGGAAAGATACCAACATGGATTGGCCAAAGCCTAATAGACTTGACGATTCTACATTTACGGTCAAATGAGTTCAATGGATCCATACCCTCCTCCCTGTGCGGTCTAGCCGCCATTCATGTTTTGGATCTCTCTCACAACAATATTTCAGGAGGCTTGCCACATTGCTTCAATAACATATCAGTGTTGGCTATTAACTCTCTATATTCTACATTTATTATGGAACTTGTGTGGAAaggaatagaaattgagtttggGAAAAATCTTTTGGGTATGAGAAGCATTGACATTTCGAGCAACTATTTGATCGGGGAAATTCCGCAAAGTATAGAGAGCATGACAGAGTTGATTTCTCTGAACCTGTCAAGAAACTATTTAACGGGAAAGCTTCCTGAAAACTTTGGTAACATGAAGATGTTGGAATCTCTTGATTTGTCAAGAAATCAGATATCTGGTAAAATTCCTGCGAGTTTTTCAAGATTAAATTTCCTTGGGGTATTGGACGTTTCACACAACCACTTGTCAGGAAGAATTCCACTAAGCACACAACTTCAGAGTTTTAATGCTTCTGCATATATGGCAAATCTTGGACTTTGTGGACCACCGTTAACACAAATTTGTCCAGGGGATGGAACAGCTCAAGATGATGGAATTACGAGAGGCAGTGACACTGATAACAAGGAACATGATACTGATGGTCTCATAAGTCTGGGATTCTTTATCAGTACAGCTCTGGGATTTGTCACAGGATTTTGGGTGGTATGTGGCAGTTTACTGCTTAAGAGTTCTCGGAGATATGCCTATTTCAAATTCCTGGATGATTCAAGAGACTGGGTTTATGTGAAAACTGCTGCGCACAGGGCAAAAATGGAGAGGAGACTTCAAAGATGGATGGTCAT GAGCTTCTGGCATGGCGTTTGA